In a genomic window of Xylophilus rhododendri:
- a CDS encoding C40 family peptidase translates to MPKKALCVLLLSCAAALANAAPTTTAEQPDELAALVAQKGLMGHLRDVQSSVTERASDLVVNAMGFIGVPYRRGGSSEKGVDCSGFVRTIYEQTVGLLLPHRAAEQAASTQKIDRDDLKPGDLVFFNTMRRAFSHVGIYVGDNKFIHAPKPGAKVRVEDMRIGYWNARFDGARRVEGGDEAAAAVAASANLPATR, encoded by the coding sequence CCGCCGCTCTAGCCAACGCCGCTCCTACCACCACCGCCGAACAACCTGACGAACTGGCCGCCCTGGTCGCACAGAAGGGCCTGATGGGCCATCTGCGCGATGTGCAGAGCTCGGTGACCGAACGGGCCTCCGACCTCGTCGTGAACGCCATGGGCTTCATCGGCGTGCCCTACCGCCGCGGCGGCAGCAGCGAAAAGGGCGTGGATTGCAGCGGTTTTGTCCGCACCATCTACGAACAGACCGTCGGCCTGCTGCTCCCGCACCGCGCCGCCGAGCAGGCAGCCAGCACCCAGAAGATCGACCGCGACGACCTGAAGCCCGGCGATCTGGTCTTCTTCAACACGATGCGTCGCGCCTTCAGCCACGTGGGCATCTACGTCGGCGACAACAAATTCATCCACGCGCCCAAGCCCGGCGCCAAGGTGCGTGTGGAAGACATGCGCATCGGCTACTGGAATGCGCGTTTCGACGGCGCCCGCCGTGTGGAAGGCGGCGACGAGGCCGCGGCAGCGGTGGCCGCCAGCGCCAACCTGCCCGCCACGCGCTGA